The following is a genomic window from Planctomycetia bacterium.
CCACCTGCACCGTTCGTTTACTGGTTTGCTGAGACGTCATGCGATTCGCCGCCGCGTCGAATCCACCGGTGGCGGACGGACCGATCGTCGTATTGTCCGCTGCGCTCAAGCCCGCCGCCACGTGCGAAAAAGGCCCGACTGTGCAGCCCGCGCCGATGCTCGCGCCCCGTTCGATAAACGTAAACGGGCGAATCACCGTGTCGCGCCCGATCTGCGCGTCGCATTCGATCCAAGTATTGCTCGGGTCAACAATCGAGACCCCGCTCTCCATCCACGCCGCCTGGATGCGCCGCTGCATGAGACCGTTGACCATGGCCAACTCGGCACGCGAATTGATGCCGGTCGCGTCCTCGGCAGGCAGCTTGACCGGCGCGACGACGCGCTTGCCCTCGCCGCGGAGGATCGAGAGGGTGTCGGTGATGTAATACTCGCCCTTGGCGTTGTTCGGTGTGATCTTGTCGAGCGAGGTAAACAGCGCCTCGGCGTCGAAGCAGTAATAGCTGGGATTAACTTCCGTGATCTTGAGCTGTGCCGGCGAACAGTCACGATGCTCGACGATGCCGGTGAATTCGCCCTTCCCATCGCGGATGATCCGCCCGTATCCCGTGGGGTCGTCCAGTACCGTGGTCGCCAGCGAGGCCGACGCCGTCGCAGCGCGATGAGCTGTGATCAGGTTCTTCAGCGTTTCGGCATTCACCAGCGGCATATCCGCCGCGATCACCACGCAATCGCCTGAAAAACCGGCAAGTGCCTCGCGACACATCATCACCGCGTGACCGGTGCCTTTCTGCTCCGTCTGCTCGACAAAGTTGACGCCCGGCTGCTGGTCGTACGCCTGAATAATCGCATCCTTCGCGAAGCCCACCACGACATAGAACTTCTCAATGCCCGCGTCACGGCATGCGTCCAGCACGTGCCCCAGCATCGGTTTGCCGCAAACCTCGTGCATGACCTTCGGCAGATCGGTCTTCATGCGCGTGGACTTCCCGGCAGCCAGAAGAACGGCCGCGAGCCCGCGCGATGATTCCGCTTGTGATTTCGTCATCTGCGATCGTGTCCAAAAAACAGGGCGGCGAAAACTACTACCCGGCGAGGACTCGAACCTCGACAAACAGGACCAAAACCTGTTGTGCTACCATTACACTACCGGGTAAATCGCGGTAGCGACTCGATATCGTCCGACGACAAACCGTCAACGGCAAAGCGGCCGCGCTCATCACGCAGCGCGCAACCACGGATCACTGACGATTCATCTCCAAGGCAG
Proteins encoded in this region:
- a CDS encoding NTP transferase domain-containing protein, whose amino-acid sequence is MTKSQAESSRGLAAVLLAAGKSTRMKTDLPKVMHEVCGKPMLGHVLDACRDAGIEKFYVVVGFAKDAIIQAYDQQPGVNFVEQTEQKGTGHAVMMCREALAGFSGDCVVIAADMPLVNAETLKNLITAHRAATASASLATTVLDDPTGYGRIIRDGKGEFTGIVEHRDCSPAQLKITEVNPSYYCFDAEALFTSLDKITPNNAKGEYYITDTLSILRGEGKRVVAPVKLPAEDATGINSRAELAMVNGLMQRRIQAAWMESGVSIVDPSNTWIECDAQIGRDTVIRPFTFIERGASIGAGCTVGPFSHVAAGLSAADNTTIGPSATGGFDAAANRMTSQQTSKRTVQVVRRPPASSGCP